From a region of the Actinopolymorpha singaporensis genome:
- a CDS encoding methyltransferase, with product MTLHASPSRESSLRPFKNHRDRLAWFGEQLDLALPAPRGYTDKQRKLEQVVAFVDVIQAEVRRYSRRRRLTFVDCGAGNCHLGLATALFFTKVEPRPVEIHCVDKNAVLMAKHRDTADRLGLVNMHFHACDIDELSVPAPVDVVTALHACDIATDKAMHLGVQTRARHILTVACCQQTLVKSIRANAASTTAITRHQVFRQRLAYMAGDAMRALLLELEGYEVDVVELVSSRATDKNTLVRARRRNLPANPVHAEALASLMASFRTVPALAHYLGRATSVKRDLQCTRPTPWRLR from the coding sequence ATGACACTGCACGCCTCCCCTTCAAGGGAGTCCTCGTTGCGTCCGTTCAAGAATCACCGCGACCGGTTGGCATGGTTCGGCGAACAGCTCGATCTGGCCCTTCCGGCGCCTCGTGGGTACACCGACAAGCAGAGAAAGCTCGAGCAGGTCGTCGCGTTCGTCGACGTGATCCAGGCGGAGGTCCGCCGATACTCGCGTCGCCGGCGGTTGACCTTCGTCGACTGCGGTGCGGGAAACTGTCACCTGGGCCTCGCCACCGCCCTCTTCTTCACCAAGGTCGAACCAAGGCCCGTGGAGATCCATTGCGTGGACAAGAACGCCGTGCTGATGGCGAAACACCGCGACACGGCCGACAGGCTCGGTCTTGTCAACATGCACTTTCATGCCTGCGACATCGACGAACTCTCCGTTCCCGCACCGGTCGACGTCGTGACGGCCCTGCATGCGTGCGACATCGCGACCGACAAGGCGATGCACCTTGGAGTGCAGACGCGTGCGCGGCACATTCTGACAGTCGCCTGCTGCCAACAGACACTGGTGAAGAGCATCCGAGCCAACGCCGCCTCGACGACCGCCATCACCCGGCACCAGGTGTTCAGGCAACGTCTGGCCTACATGGCCGGCGACGCCATGCGGGCATTGCTGCTCGAGCTGGAGGGCTACGAGGTGGATGTCGTCGAGCTTGTCTCCTCGAGAGCGACCGACAAGAACACACTTGTTCGTGCTCGCAGACGCAACCTCCCCGCCAACCCGGTGCACGCCGAGGCGCTCGCCTCGTTGATGGCGTCGTTCAGGACCGTCCCGGCACTCGCCCACTACCTCGGGCGCGCGACCTCGGTGAAGCGCGACCTCCAGTGCACGCGGCCTACTCCGTGGAGGCTGCGGTGA
- a CDS encoding Gfo/Idh/MocA family protein: MSTPSTTTATDRTAPGRTDAPVRALIIGCGTIATLHAEVLTQHPDFTVTALVDVDRTAAERAAQEVVALGAVEPVVYDSIAEAVASGTVDLGVICTPSGYHIDNALELIDAGLHMVIEKPLDVSVAKSREFAARVARVERSGQVVSVISQHRFDPGSALIHQAIEEGRFGRITSAVASMAWYRSQGYYDSGDWRGTWALDGGGAVMNQGIHTVDLLRWFCGRPVEVHAHIAQLDHERIEIEDTATATVRFESGALAVIHMTTAAYPGLTARIQVHGSLGSAIQDNDELRYFHAGDGEVSANLREAKTIGNQVETVLGRRPGGDEFAGSRNQPDTFAAGHTRQYDDIAAAIREHRRPLVTAEEALLSLALVRSMYVSATLGRPVNFDDVLDGKYDDVTVTVSRRA; this comes from the coding sequence GTGAGCACACCCTCAACGACCACTGCGACGGACCGGACCGCGCCGGGCCGGACCGATGCCCCCGTCCGCGCGCTGATCATCGGCTGCGGCACGATCGCCACGCTCCACGCCGAGGTTCTCACCCAGCACCCCGACTTCACCGTGACCGCGCTGGTGGACGTCGACAGGACGGCGGCGGAACGGGCCGCTCAGGAGGTGGTTGCTCTCGGGGCCGTCGAACCGGTCGTCTACGACTCGATCGCCGAGGCGGTCGCGTCCGGCACGGTGGACCTCGGTGTCATCTGTACCCCCAGCGGCTACCACATCGACAACGCCCTCGAGTTGATCGACGCCGGCCTGCACATGGTGATCGAGAAACCACTGGACGTGTCCGTCGCCAAGAGCCGCGAGTTCGCCGCGCGCGTCGCGCGGGTCGAGAGGTCCGGTCAGGTCGTCTCGGTGATCAGCCAGCACCGCTTCGATCCGGGCAGTGCGCTCATCCACCAGGCGATCGAGGAGGGCAGGTTCGGCAGGATCACCTCCGCTGTCGCGAGCATGGCGTGGTATCGCAGCCAGGGGTACTACGACTCCGGCGACTGGCGCGGCACCTGGGCTCTGGACGGTGGCGGTGCGGTGATGAACCAGGGAATCCACACCGTGGACCTGCTGCGCTGGTTCTGTGGCCGGCCGGTCGAGGTCCACGCCCACATCGCCCAACTCGACCACGAGCGGATCGAGATCGAGGACACCGCGACCGCCACCGTACGTTTCGAGTCGGGAGCCCTCGCGGTCATCCACATGACCACGGCCGCCTACCCCGGGCTGACCGCGCGGATACAGGTACACGGATCACTGGGCTCGGCGATCCAGGACAACGACGAGTTGCGCTACTTCCACGCCGGCGACGGCGAGGTCTCGGCCAACCTCCGCGAGGCCAAGACCATCGGCAACCAGGTCGAGACGGTGCTCGGCCGGCGACCCGGTGGCGACGAGTTCGCGGGCAGCCGCAACCAGCCGGACACTTTCGCCGCCGGCCACACCCGCCAGTACGACGACATCGCAGCCGCGATCCGCGAGCACCGCCGGCCGCTGGTCACGGCCGAGGAGGCGCTGCTGTCGCTGGCACTGGTGCGTTCGATGTACGTCTCGGCCACTCTCGGCCGGCCGGTGAACTTCGACGACGTACTGGACGGCAAGTACGACGACGTGACGGTGACTGTGTCTCGTCGGGCGTGA
- a CDS encoding universal stress protein, protein MATPDARPIVVGVDGSESALDAAAWAAGEAALHDVPLRIVHGFAESVLRVPTGLWGTDTEDRLRSHASLLVREAAATTRAAAPAVAVSTAVVRDFPLPLLAGESRDASYVVVGAAGHSAVGDMVAGSTAVSLVARAQAPVAIVRGIAPTERNDRLVIVGVDGSPLAAAALRVGVQEATVRRGRLLAVHVVHHHPSRSTQSATGDTSNGHGLLTDALSGWRHRFPKLRIEDQLMVGHPGGVLVRLSNRAGLIVVGARGLGGFTGMLLGSVSQTLLHHAHCPLVTVSPASSQRVQHDGVT, encoded by the coding sequence ATGGCGACACCTGACGCGCGCCCGATCGTCGTGGGCGTCGACGGGTCCGAGAGCGCCCTCGATGCTGCGGCATGGGCAGCCGGAGAAGCCGCCCTGCACGACGTACCGCTGCGGATCGTCCACGGGTTCGCCGAGTCTGTCCTGCGAGTGCCGACCGGACTGTGGGGGACGGACACCGAAGACAGACTGCGCTCGCACGCAAGCCTGCTTGTCCGCGAGGCGGCGGCGACCACTCGCGCCGCCGCGCCTGCTGTCGCAGTGAGCACCGCAGTGGTACGCGACTTTCCGCTACCGCTGTTGGCCGGAGAAAGCCGTGATGCGTCGTACGTCGTTGTCGGCGCCGCCGGCCACAGCGCCGTCGGTGACATGGTGGCCGGCTCCACCGCGGTCTCCCTCGTCGCCAGAGCCCAGGCACCGGTCGCCATCGTGCGCGGCATCGCTCCCACCGAACGCAATGACCGTCTCGTCATCGTCGGAGTCGACGGCTCGCCGCTGGCAGCCGCAGCCCTGAGGGTCGGCGTCCAGGAGGCAACTGTTCGACGCGGGCGGCTGCTTGCGGTCCATGTCGTCCACCATCACCCCAGCCGGAGCACGCAGTCGGCGACAGGAGACACCTCGAATGGGCACGGCCTCCTCACCGACGCTCTCAGTGGCTGGCGCCACCGGTTCCCCAAACTCCGGATAGAGGACCAACTGATGGTTGGGCATCCGGGCGGCGTACTTGTCCGTCTCTCCAACCGCGCAGGCCTCATAGTGGTCGGTGCCCGAGGTCTCGGTGGGTTCACCGGCATGCTGCTCGGATCGGTCAGCCAGACGCTGCTGCACCATGCGCACTGTCCGCTCGTCACAGTCTCGCCGGCGTCCAGCCAGCGCGTGCAGCACGACGGCGTGACATAG